The Porphyromonas pogonae genome segment AAGCCGGAAAGTAAATAATATGATCAGGGAATTGCTTTTGTAATTCGTATGTAAAGAGGTGTAATATGGCTTTACTCACTTGATTTCCATGTGCCCCGTCTTTTAGGTGTCTGATAGGACTCACAGTAATGATTATCTTAAGCTCATTGTTTTTGCTGATAAGGGTTTGTATAAGAGGTTCCCAATATTGTAGTAATTCTTCTATCGAACAAAGCTTTCTCTCAAAGGAATAATCGGGTATCTTATGGCAATTCGTCACTACTTCACCTGTTTCTTTGTATCTGTATACGAATGCCGTACCCCACGTGAGACAAAGCCATTCCATTTCTTGCACAGCATTGATGCCTTTCAAAAAAGAATCATTGATCATGTCAAGTGTTTCTTTTTTATGAATGCCTGAGTATGATCCATGGTGCATAAAACTATGGTAAAGATCATTGTACTCAAACAAGTCATCTGCTGTAAAGAGTTCCTCTTTTAGAAGTTTTTTTATGCAACGTTCTATAGAAAGGGGGTTGTACAATGTCCCCATAGGATTTACCAATGTGCGAAATCCATTATGGTACATATACATCCCGATATTATCACTAAAACATGATCCCATGAATACCATCTGTTCACCGAACTTGATTTTTCGGGTCATTGGTTCGGGAGTTACCCTGGTAATAAATTCCATTTTGAAAATTAATTTACAATTTTTCTGTAATAGATGTTTGTTTCTTTCTCCTCAGCCATGCCGGAATAATGAAAACGCCAATAATCAGATTGGTATAATATGAAAAAAAGCGCCAGCATACCGCTGCCATCAGGGCAATGCTTGATGATGAGAAATAATCGGCATAATATACTTTGAACATATACTCACTCAATCCGCTCCCTCCCGGTGTGGGGCTTACTATCATTAATATCCACAAAACAAATTGTCTCGCCAATGCCAATAACTGGTTACCGCCTGTATTAAAAGCAAACAAGATGGCATTGACGATCATATATCTGAATATCCAAGAAACGGCGGATATCATGAAAGCCTGCATCCAAAAAGCAAAAGATTTTTGCTTCATTTCTCTGGCACATATTTCAAGATCTTTGTTTAGAATCTCAATATTATGCTTCCATTTTCTCAATCCGGGGAGACTAAAAAACAGTAAAAGCACTTTTGCCGTCCAAGAAGGCTTGACGAAAAGTGATATATATAGCATTACAGTGTATAAAACAATTACAACGTACAAACTAAAAAAGACGATTGAAATACCGGAATAAAGTACTGGCGTATTACTGAAAAGATCATCCAATGTAGTGAAAAGTAAAATTACACCGCAGGACAAACTGAAAAATAATTCATCGAGAAAAAGACAAGTAATGGTAATAGCTGTAGATTTTCCCATATTAAGTCCTTCACGATTAAGGAACCAGATAAGCAGAGTACTCCCGCCAACTATTCCGGGCGTTACAGCAGAAGTAAACTCAACAAGCGAGTTTACTTCAAAGCTCTGTTTCATGGATAGCTGCTCTGATGAGAGTAGCCTAAACCTGTAGGTCATAAGCATAAACTGAATGACAAAAAAAACAAGAGCCGCAGACAGACCGGCATAGAACTGTATGTCAATAACGAGTGTATCAAAATCACTGGGATCAAACTCATTCCACAAAATAATACCTACTACGCTGAGCCCTATCAGGATTGGTATCCATACGTGCTTTACGTTGCCTGCTACTTTCTGTCCGGCATCTTTCATCTCATATTCTTCTTATCATGCAGCAACGAACTTGCCACAAGCGTTACTAATCGATATACCGTTTTGTAATATCTCCGAAATAATCAATTCTTCTATCACGGAAGAATGGCCACCATCGTCTTACATTTTCTGTTCTTTTGAAATCAATGTTTGCTACACATGCTTCTTCATCAAGACCAAGTTGGGCAATAATCTCTCCTTGCGGCCCTGCAATAAAACTGTGTCCCCAAAACTTGATTCCGTTTGTTTGGCATGAAGGATCCTCTTCCATTCCCACACGATTTACAGCTATTACAGGTACTCCATTGGCCACAGCATGCCCTCTCTGTACTATCTGCCACGCATCACGCTGCCTTGTCTGCTCTTCATCTTTATCAGAAGATTCCCAACCTATGGCCGTAGGGTAAATAAGAAGCTCTGCTCCTTTAAGAGCCATAAGTCTGGCTGCCTCGGGATACCATTGATCCCAACACACCAATACTCCCAACTTGCCTGCAGAAGTCTGTATAGGTTCAAATCCAATATCTCCCGGTGTGAAGTAAAACTTCTCATAATAAGCGGGGTCATCAGGGATATGCATCTTTCGGTATTTACCGGCAATAGATCCGTCTTTTTCTACAACCACGGCTGTGTTGTGATAAAGACCGGGTGCTCTTTTCTCAAAAAGAGAAAGGACTATTACAATACCCAGTTCTTTCGCAATATTCCCATAATAATGAGTACTGGGACCAGGTATTGTTTCAGCTTGATTAAACACTTCTACATCTTCCGTTTGGCAGAAGTAAAGTCCATTGTGTAGCTCTTGAAGCACCACGAGTTCAGCTCCTTTTTCTGCTATGGCTCTTATGCTTTTTTCGAGCTTTAATTTGTTTGCTTCTATATCCGATGTATTAGCTTGCTGTATTATTCCTACTTTCATTTCCATTTATTTTTATTCATAAAACCTAAGGGAAATTGCATGGTGGCACAGTGCAGACTACCATGTTGCTGCACCAGAGCTGTACAGTCTATCCCTACGACTTCTCTTCCCGGTAAAGCATTTCTGAGGGCATCCAATGTCATCTTATCATACTCAGGTTGATTGTAAATAGGAACCAATAAAGCGTCATTGACAAAAAGAAAGTTAGCATATGTAGCCGGTAGTCTGCATCCGTTACTGTCATGCATAGGCTTGGGCAGTGGCAATGGAATCAACTGATAGGGTTTTCCGTCAGAAGTCGTAAAACCTTGCAGTTCCTTTTCCATCTCTTGTAAATCGCGGTAATGGCTATCATCATTATCATAGCATTTTACATAGGCTATGGTGCATGGGTCTATAAACCTTGCCAATGTATCTACATGTCCGTCAGTATCGTCTCCTTCCAGCATCCCGTTTTTCAAAATGAGAAGTCTTTCTGCTCCCAATGATTCTTGGATGATATCAGTCAATTCATCAGGACTGAATCCCGGATTCCTATTAGGCTCCAGAAGGCAACTCTCTGTTGTGAGTATAGTGCCGATGCCGTCTGATTCCACAGAGCCTCCCTCCAAAACGAGCAACAAGCGGTTGATATATTCCACATCTTTGGCGTAAGCTCGGGAAATGTACAGTAATCGTCCCAAAAGATTGTCAAAATTTGATGCAAATTTCATACCCCATCCATTGAATGTGTAATCGGCTACAGCCGTCCTCTCTTTATCATCTTTGCGGATTCTTAGAGATAGCGGGGCATAGTCTCTGCACCATGTATCATTGGATGGCATTTCCATCACAAATAGTTCGTGTGGATATTCTTTGCCTGAAAATAGAGTCTTTATTTCTTGAGGTTCAGGAGTCAGTATCAGCAAATCTTCGTATCCAAGGATATTCTCAGCAATATTCAGGTAACATTTTGTTACTTCATCAAGCATATATTCCCAATCGCTACCCTTGTGAGGCCATGATATCACTATCAAATCTTGTTTTTCCCATTCAGGAATCAGTGTTATTTTTTCAGTCATTATGGAATATTACAATTTTAGTTTATTATACTCATTCACCAGTTCCTCCCATTTGTAAGGATCATTGATCCAAAACCTGAAGTCTTTGCCTTGAGCAATAGCCTGCCGTATCATTGTGGAAGATATTTCCAGTAAAGGGGCCTCACTCATGTATACAAATTTACCACTGATATTCCTTTCTTTAAAATCATATCCGTTTCTGGGATAAATGTAAATAGGTAGAAGATTGAGTAAAACTTCATAAGCATGCCATAGTTCAATTTTAGACCAATTGTCAGCACCTATAATAAGGCTGAAATGATCACCCGGATATAACATATGCAAGGCTCTGACAGTATTCACTGTATAATGGGGATGAGGTAAATAGGCCTCTATACAACACAATTTATAACGTGGATTACCTTGAAATGTATCGATGATGAGGCGTGATCGGAAATCGAAATCCAATTGATCCGATTTGTTTTTATGCGGATTAAGTGGGCTAAGCACTAACCATATTTCATCAAAGCCATATTGCTCGACAGTGTAATTAGCCAAAGCCATATGTCCTATATGCAGGGGATTGAACGATCCGAAGTATAGTCCTATCTTGCGACTTCCGTTTTTTTCTTTCTTTATCATTTAGATAAGCTCCAAAGTTTTTTGGGCTAAAAATATTTCTTCGGGGTCACCGGTATGTTTACCCTGCACATCGCTCAGTTTAATGCATTTGTGCCATTTATCTTTTTCGGTCATTTTGCACTTCCATAGCTTCATTACAATATTCATGGGTTTTACATGATCACCTACGTCATTGGAGAGATTGGTTCCGATGCCGAAGCCTGCTCCAATGCGGCCTTGACAACTCCTTTTGATTTCTATTGCCTTTTCCGTATCCAGACCATCAGAAAAAATGATATATTTTATTTGTGGATCTACCTTTAGTTCTTGATATCTATTGATTGCCTTATCTATAAAAGTGTAGGGGTCTCCACTATCGTGCCTTAGGCTGGTAAAAAGCATTGCATGCTTTTTGCTGAAATTGCGCATAAATACGTCTGTGGTGTAAGTGTCCGTAAGCACTGTTCCCAGATCACCATCATAAACATTGATCCAATTTTCCATGGACATATAATTGGCCATTTTATATCCAAACATGGCGCCGTGAAACTGTATCCACTCATGCGGATGAGTACCGGATACCTTGATGTTGTGTTTATAAGCCAGATACACATTACTTGTACCGAAAAAGCACTCTTCTCCACGTTGTTTGAGTCTTTCCGTAACCCAATCTTCAATATCAAAACTAAATCTTCGTCTCATCCCGAAGAATGAGAACCTGATATCATTCTCCTTGAATAGATCAATCTTCAGGTCAAGAGCCTCTCGGGCATAGTCCATATTAGGTTTGATACCTTTTATTTTATAATACAGTTCACTCACAAGAGCAAGTAATGGTGTTTCCCATAGTGTTACTCTATATAGGAGCCCTTCCGCAAGAATAGACAGATGGTTGTCACTGTCTATCTCCACCTTTATTTCTTCAGGATTGAAACGGAAACCTTTGAGAAAGTCAATATATATGGGGGGGAGATAAGGTAGCTCTTTTCTCAGAAAAATAGCTTCACTGTCAGTGAGAGCTAAGTCAGACATAAACTGAATTTCTTCTCTCAGTTTTTCAACAAAACCTTCAGGGTAACTCTCGTTGCCTCGGTCAATAAATTTAAATTGTCCGTATGCTCGCGGAAAAAGTTTGGCATATGCGTAACTTGTAGTAAACTTATATAAGTCTGTATCTAATATGCTTTTAATAATGCCCATTGTGATGTTTTTTAGAGGTGTAAACTTAAAATTGAGGTGGATTTTTGATATAAAGCCTTAGTTCAATCCCCCTGTTTGTTATCTGATTCGGTTGTTGAGGTTTGGTTATATTTTTCGATCAATCGCTTTGCCCTTTCTTCACTTATAATCTCCGTATTGGTTATATAATATTTTGGACTAAGAAAATCACCTATTTGGTTGCATTTGTTTATGTAGTCTTCAAACACATTGGCTATAGGGGCACTAAAAGGCATCAAAAATTTGAATAAACAATAATGACCCTTGCATTCATACATCTCTATTTCTCCTTTATTCTGTGAGATTGCTAATTCAAATTCTTTTCTAAGTAAGTTTTCTTGATATACTTCAAAGTCCAGAATATTTTTATGGAATACAAGTCCCATCATACGCATCATACCATTGTGACCACCAAGACCTGTAGTAAGAGCTATTTGCTTTTCATCCATAATCTCTGATATTACACCTATCTTTGCTTCCATCTCAGCCATGAGAGCCCATTGGCGTAATGACTGCGAAAGTATATTTGAGGCAAGAAATTTTTCAATAAGCCTCAGAGCTTCTATTCTTACTCCGGATGCTATACGGGAAAGGTATAACTTCTTGATGTCTTCAGGTACATCGGGGTCAAATAGAGTTTCTTCGGCATACATGATCTCTTCGTCATCCATAGCGAATTTAGCAGCTTTGAGTTGTGCTGAGTTGTGGAAATATTCATTTTGCAGAACAAGAGGAATAGGCTCATCCAACTGATGAATGCGTGAAAGCATTTCATCTGAAAATGACGGTATCTGATTTATTTTATTATTCAGTTTGTTCATAATTTGCAAAGATAAAGTTTTCGCACATTTGACACCATTTTTACAATATCAATCTTCGCGCATATTTCACTTTTATTGAAACAAATGAGAATTTGTTTAGTTGCACAGTTCTTTTGTATCCTTTTAATCTGCCCGGTATTTATAGCTTAATGTACACTAGCATGTTTTTCTTTGGCTTTTATTTTTGCGTTTTTGGCAAGTATACTGGTGTCTTAGCCTAAGGTAATTCTTTAGTGATTGCAATATGTTCAGTTTCTAATCAGGCTAATTACCATAATATGTATATAAAAAAACAATAATGCTACTTGCAATAAATCAGTAAGATAGAGCATTATATATTGCTTGATGTATTTGTTGCCTGATATTATTTGTAATAAGTAAGGTATTGAGGCGTGATGGATATGTTCTGTTGGAAAGGAAGATAAAGCCGATTTGTTTATCAGGGTCTATCCAGAAACATGTTCCTGTAAAGCCTGTGTGTCCGTAAGATGATGCTGAGAGGCATCAGAAGCAGCCAAACTCGCTCCTGTAAAACGAGGCTTGTCAAATCCTAAACATCTATATCCGTGTACCCCCGTATTGCTAATAAATTGTTTGAATATTTTGGAAGGGATGATCTGTTTACCTTCATATATTCCATTATTCATATACAACATGAGTATTTTGGCTAGTTCTTCCGCTGAACCAAACAAGCCGGCATTACCGGCTATACCTCCCATACATGCAGCAGTCTCATCATCTACAGTTCCTTGTACTATTCGTTTGCGCAGAAAATTGTCTTTATGTGATGGAGCGATTGTCTCTTTTTTGATTCCTTTTTCAAGAGGATTAAAGTATAAGTGTACACCCATTGGTGAATAGATGTTTTTTTGAATAAAATCATCTAAAGACATATCTGTTGAATTCTCTACAATGTGTTGTAGAAGTAAAAAGCCAATGTCGCTGTATTTATAGCTGCCTCGACCCCTTAGGGGTGTAAAGGCAATTCTATCAAGCATCTTATCCTTGAAACCATTTTTCAGGAATATTCCGGGGGCAAAAGTATATGGATATTCCTTGGAACGTTTAGAAGAAACCCATAATGCATCCCAATCAAATGATGGGTTTCCCCATGCATTGCGTCCTATTTTTATACCTTCACGGAATGGTTTGTAACGGATAAGTGCTCCTGAATAACTTGATGAATCTATCAGATCCGTATAGAAGTTGATAGAAGGTGTAAGTCCCGCCTGATGCAGCAATAACTCTTTTACTGTTATGTTCTCTAAAGGGGTATCAGCAAACCTGTATACATGATCACCCAGCTTGGTATTAAGACTTATTTTGTGCTGTGCTATAAGTAACATCACAGCAGGTGTTGTGGCTATGGCTTTTGTAACAGATGCGAGATCGTACAGCGTTTTATTATTCACAGCAGGTGCTCCTGCTGATCCTGTGAGTGTACCAAAGCTTTTATTGTATATAATATTGTCTTTACTGATTACCACAATTTGGCATCCCGGGTAAGCTCCTTTTTGAATGCCCTCCTTAGCCAATCGGTCTATAGCACTTAGTGAAATAGGATTAATAATGTGCTTTGAGAGGGTATTAGGCATTGTAGGGAGTTTTACGCTTTGTTTGCCATCTGTACCAAAAAGTCTGTAAACTACGGCATCTACAGATTCTTTACAATATTCGTAAGCTATGAGTACAGCTTTACTATTCGAGAAGGATGAGCTATTTCGATCCCAATAGTACGGTGAAGTAAATAGGTTGAGGATTACAGGTGTCTTTTTTGTCAATCGGCTTATTAGTGGTACCGCTTTAGTAGAAGTGTTGTACTGATTCACGATTACCATATCATAGGATGACAGCTTTTGTTCTATTTTTGTAACTTCTGCACTATTGGCAGGCAGTACCATGTGTGTTACTGTACCATATTTACTTACCATATTCTCAAATAAAGAGCCTTGGTTGCCTATGTTTAATACAGCTATGGATTTGTATTTACCCTCACGAAGTTTTTCAATAGTGTTATCAGTGTTTTTACGAACCAATAGGCTATTGCGCCAAAGTTTCTGGCAGAGGGCGATGGAAGCAGGAGTATAAATCTGATTTTTTACATCGTCCGGTAGTGTAGGCTCAGCCGATTTGGCATCCATGATTAGTCTGTATTTGTATTCCAATACCTTTTTGCATTTAGCATTGATCAGGGATTCACTCAGCACACCTGTCTTGACAGCATCCACGACTTCTTGTAGAGCTTTTGATGGACTAATAGGTCCCAGCAAAATATCATTACCGGCAGCAAGAGCCCTTACGGATATAGGATTTTTGGAAGAGGATTGGACTCCTCTCATCTCCAAACCGTCAGTAAAAACAAGTCCCTTGAAACCCATTTTGTTTTTGAGTAAGTCTGTAGTAATCCTATAACTCAATGAGGATGGAATAGGCTCAGGCTCTAATGCAGGTACTCTGAGATGCCCTACCATGATGCCCCCTAAGCCTGAGCGGATATACTCTCTGAAAGGTAACAACTCTGTCTTTTCTAATGACGACCGAGATGCTGATACGCTTGGCAAAGTCTTATGAGAATCTTCGGACGTATTGCCATGCCCCGGGAAATGCTTACCTACAGCCAATACGCCACCATCTTCGAGCCCTTTGGCATAAGCAATGGCTTTGCATGAGACTATCATGGGATCACTACCAAAACTACGTGTACCTATTACGGGATTCTGGGGATTGTTATTGACATCCAGTACCGGTGCAAAATTGATAAATATGTCCATAATACGGCATTGTCGTGCTACTTCTCTGCCATATTGATAAATGAGGCTATTGTCAACGATGTTGGATAACGCCATATTTCTAGGATATCTTGGTGCATCTTTGAGCCTCATATTGAGTCCCCACTCGCCATCCAGCGATACCAGCAAAGGGATATTACTTGTCCGTTGTAACTCATCAGACATGGTCTTCTGAGTTTCTAAATATCCTTTCTGAAATAATATACCTCCCCAATGCTCTTTGGCTATCTTATTTCTGATGAGTCTGATTGATTCAGGTCTATCTGACGGGTTTACAACAGGCATTATCAGTTGACCCACCTTTTCCTCTAATGTCATGCCTTGCATGGTTCTATTTACCCATCGATTCATCTCTGATGAATTGACTTTTTTGAATAAATTTGAGGGAAGGGTATTATTATGCTGAGCATGTATATACAACATACTCAATAGTGCAATAAGTGCGTAAAAAATGTATTTCCTCAGCTTGTTCATTGTAAAATACGATCCTATACCGGATATGGACTACACGGTATAGAGTGAATTAAATGAGAAAACCTCTACATTAATCCTATGGGACAGAAGCTTTTGATATGCTTGAACATTATTTCATATCCGGCAAATCGCTACCGTCAAACCCAAAAGGTAACAATGTTTTATTGTCTTCTATTATTACTGCTTGTTCTTCTCCACAAAGGAGAACCTCAAAAGGATGAAATCTTGTAGCTGTTTCCATCATCACTTGACGACATGAACCGCAAGGTGAGATGAAGGGAACCCTTTGGCCTCCGCTAAAGGCTACAATCAAAAGTTTCTCCACAGAATTATCAGGATATTTTGCTCCTGCATAGAAGAGAGCAGTGCGTTCAGCGCACGTGCCTGAAGGATATGCGGCGTTTTCTTGATTGGATCCGCCTACAATGATGCCATTATCAAGTAATACGGCAGCTCCTACCTTAAATCTGCTATAGGGAGCGTGGGCTTTGAGAGCAAAACTAATAGCCGTGTCTTCTAATTTCTTTTCAATATCGGAAAATTCATTTTTCCGAACAATCTTATATGGAATTTCTATAGATGATCTTTTCATGCTTTGAATGTTATCGAACTTAAAGATAAGGCATATTATCCGTTAATTCAAATCATAATACATGCTTTATGGAGACTGTTGCAAAAGTCAACAGTCTTGTGGATTTTGGAGGCAAAGCCGACAAAAGACACTTTGACCGGACAGAGAGGGTAAAGTGCAAGGCGCTAAGAGTGAGTGCACAGGGAGTTTACTTCAGGTAAATGACCAAGCGCGAATCTCGCAAGCAACGAAGCAATTGGCCTGTTATGCAACGGTCTCTTATGGTCTATTAAAAAAACTGATAATGTTTGCAGGACAAGAACATCGTTTTTGCCTAAAAGCCTCCATTATTGGTTCGTATCTATATTTAGAGGTCGATCTCTATTGTAATAATCAGGTATGATCGGTCTGATAATCTCTGAATTTTTTCCGTGCTTTGAGTATCTTTGATGTCTGTAATCTATTAACTATATCATCAAATGCGTATTTCTCAATTTTTATCAAGAGTCCTATCTCTTACTATCTGTTTTCTTATCTTTAGCCCCATTGCCTATGGAGCAAGATATGACACCGTCTATCGTAATAGTATATTCAAAGAACAACCTATTGTGTTCAATCCTAAAATACATCCTGAGGCATATGCACTCAAAGACGGTGTCGTTTACCTTGGCAATGGCAGGGTAGTGCTCAAGAAAATAAATATTCCTTATTTCAAGAGAGACTCCAAAGTTTATATCAAGATCAAATTGCAATCCAATGGTGATCCGTGGGATAAGTCAGGCTCATGTTTTGTATTACCCACGACCTCTGATATCAATATGATCAAGGTAATTCAGAACACTGGCAAATATCCTATAATTGATAGCAATAAACTTGAAAAATTTGTGGGGATTGTTCCCGGAAAAGGATTTGAACCTGTAGTCGAACTCATGCGTTTTATGACTCCTTTCGGTGTAGGGGCTTTTACTCCAAAAGACAGTCTCTTGGCTGAAAAGAGAACTCCTGTTTATATTGATGGATTTGCTCCCTATATGGAGTGGAATCAGGAAATAACTGATCGTTTACCCCTGCTTAGAGGTGAAGTCTATGTTGGTACATTCATAGATACATGGACAGAAAAGGGGTATAAAATATCAGTGGAGCTTATGATCTCTCAAAGTAATATAAAATCGGATCATCAGAAAAAAACGTATCTCAAGTCACTGATCAATACCGTATATTACCCCGGTCAGTCCATTCCTGATCTTTTTGCTCGCAAATC includes the following:
- a CDS encoding GSCFA domain-containing protein, giving the protein MEFITRVTPEPMTRKIKFGEQMVFMGSCFSDNIGMYMYHNGFRTLVNPMGTLYNPLSIERCIKKLLKEELFTADDLFEYNDLYHSFMHHGSYSGIHKKETLDMINDSFLKGINAVQEMEWLCLTWGTAFVYRYKETGEVVTNCHKIPDYSFERKLCSIEELLQYWEPLIQTLISKNNELKIIITVSPIRHLKDGAHGNQVSKAILHLFTYELQKQFPDHIIYFPAYEIMMDELRDYRFYKEDMAHPSDLAIKYISQKFKDWIITPELYDAMTMLSKIKSTFAHRPLHEDDPNYMLMMEQAEHKLKALKNKYPLLYLNDEELEQRL
- a CDS encoding lysylphosphatidylglycerol synthase transmembrane domain-containing protein, with the protein product MKDAGQKVAGNVKHVWIPILIGLSVVGIILWNEFDPSDFDTLVIDIQFYAGLSAALVFFVIQFMLMTYRFRLLSSEQLSMKQSFEVNSLVEFTSAVTPGIVGGSTLLIWFLNREGLNMGKSTAITITCLFLDELFFSLSCGVILLFTTLDDLFSNTPVLYSGISIVFFSLYVVIVLYTVMLYISLFVKPSWTAKVLLLFFSLPGLRKWKHNIEILNKDLEICAREMKQKSFAFWMQAFMISAVSWIFRYMIVNAILFAFNTGGNQLLALARQFVLWILMIVSPTPGGSGLSEYMFKVYYADYFSSSSIALMAAVCWRFFSYYTNLIIGVFIIPAWLRRKKQTSITEKL
- a CDS encoding carbon-nitrogen hydrolase, whose product is MKVGIIQQANTSDIEANKLKLEKSIRAIAEKGAELVVLQELHNGLYFCQTEDVEVFNQAETIPGPSTHYYGNIAKELGIVIVLSLFEKRAPGLYHNTAVVVEKDGSIAGKYRKMHIPDDPAYYEKFYFTPGDIGFEPIQTSAGKLGVLVCWDQWYPEAARLMALKGAELLIYPTAIGWESSDKDEEQTRQRDAWQIVQRGHAVANGVPVIAVNRVGMEEDPSCQTNGIKFWGHSFIAGPQGEIIAQLGLDEEACVANIDFKRTENVRRWWPFFRDRRIDYFGDITKRYID
- a CDS encoding agmatine deiminase family protein; translation: MTEKITLIPEWEKQDLIVISWPHKGSDWEYMLDEVTKCYLNIAENILGYEDLLILTPEPQEIKTLFSGKEYPHELFVMEMPSNDTWCRDYAPLSLRIRKDDKERTAVADYTFNGWGMKFASNFDNLLGRLLYISRAYAKDVEYINRLLLVLEGGSVESDGIGTILTTESCLLEPNRNPGFSPDELTDIIQESLGAERLLILKNGMLEGDDTDGHVDTLARFIDPCTIAYVKCYDNDDSHYRDLQEMEKELQGFTTSDGKPYQLIPLPLPKPMHDSNGCRLPATYANFLFVNDALLVPIYNQPEYDKMTLDALRNALPGREVVGIDCTALVQQHGSLHCATMQFPLGFMNKNKWK
- the nadD gene encoding nicotinate (nicotinamide) nucleotide adenylyltransferase; this translates as MIKKEKNGSRKIGLYFGSFNPLHIGHMALANYTVEQYGFDEIWLVLSPLNPHKNKSDQLDFDFRSRLIIDTFQGNPRYKLCCIEAYLPHPHYTVNTVRALHMLYPGDHFSLIIGADNWSKIELWHAYEVLLNLLPIYIYPRNGYDFKERNISGKFVYMSEAPLLEISSTMIRQAIAQGKDFRFWINDPYKWEELVNEYNKLKL
- the pncB gene encoding nicotinate phosphoribosyltransferase — its product is MGIIKSILDTDLYKFTTSYAYAKLFPRAYGQFKFIDRGNESYPEGFVEKLREEIQFMSDLALTDSEAIFLRKELPYLPPIYIDFLKGFRFNPEEIKVEIDSDNHLSILAEGLLYRVTLWETPLLALVSELYYKIKGIKPNMDYAREALDLKIDLFKENDIRFSFFGMRRRFSFDIEDWVTERLKQRGEECFFGTSNVYLAYKHNIKVSGTHPHEWIQFHGAMFGYKMANYMSMENWINVYDGDLGTVLTDTYTTDVFMRNFSKKHAMLFTSLRHDSGDPYTFIDKAINRYQELKVDPQIKYIIFSDGLDTEKAIEIKRSCQGRIGAGFGIGTNLSNDVGDHVKPMNIVMKLWKCKMTEKDKWHKCIKLSDVQGKHTGDPEEIFLAQKTLELI
- a CDS encoding glycoside hydrolase family 3 N-terminal domain-containing protein, with product MNRWVNRTMQGMTLEEKVGQLIMPVVNPSDRPESIRLIRNKIAKEHWGGILFQKGYLETQKTMSDELQRTSNIPLLVSLDGEWGLNMRLKDAPRYPRNMALSNIVDNSLIYQYGREVARQCRIMDIFINFAPVLDVNNNPQNPVIGTRSFGSDPMIVSCKAIAYAKGLEDGGVLAVGKHFPGHGNTSEDSHKTLPSVSASRSSLEKTELLPFREYIRSGLGGIMVGHLRVPALEPEPIPSSLSYRITTDLLKNKMGFKGLVFTDGLEMRGVQSSSKNPISVRALAAGNDILLGPISPSKALQEVVDAVKTGVLSESLINAKCKKVLEYKYRLIMDAKSAEPTLPDDVKNQIYTPASIALCQKLWRNSLLVRKNTDNTIEKLREGKYKSIAVLNIGNQGSLFENMVSKYGTVTHMVLPANSAEVTKIEQKLSSYDMVIVNQYNTSTKAVPLISRLTKKTPVILNLFTSPYYWDRNSSSFSNSKAVLIAYEYCKESVDAVVYRLFGTDGKQSVKLPTMPNTLSKHIINPISLSAIDRLAKEGIQKGAYPGCQIVVISKDNIIYNKSFGTLTGSAGAPAVNNKTLYDLASVTKAIATTPAVMLLIAQHKISLNTKLGDHVYRFADTPLENITVKELLLHQAGLTPSINFYTDLIDSSSYSGALIRYKPFREGIKIGRNAWGNPSFDWDALWVSSKRSKEYPYTFAPGIFLKNGFKDKMLDRIAFTPLRGRGSYKYSDIGFLLLQHIVENSTDMSLDDFIQKNIYSPMGVHLYFNPLEKGIKKETIAPSHKDNFLRKRIVQGTVDDETAACMGGIAGNAGLFGSAEELAKILMLYMNNGIYEGKQIIPSKIFKQFISNTGVHGYRCLGFDKPRFTGASLAASDASQHHLTDTQALQEHVSG
- a CDS encoding cytidine deaminase, with translation MKRSSIEIPYKIVRKNEFSDIEKKLEDTAISFALKAHAPYSRFKVGAAVLLDNGIIVGGSNQENAAYPSGTCAERTALFYAGAKYPDNSVEKLLIVAFSGGQRVPFISPCGSCRQVMMETATRFHPFEVLLCGEEQAVIIEDNKTLLPFGFDGSDLPDMK
- a CDS encoding peptide-N-glycosidase F-related protein translates to MRISQFLSRVLSLTICFLIFSPIAYGARYDTVYRNSIFKEQPIVFNPKIHPEAYALKDGVVYLGNGRVVLKKINIPYFKRDSKVYIKIKLQSNGDPWDKSGSCFVLPTTSDINMIKVIQNTGKYPIIDSNKLEKFVGIVPGKGFEPVVELMRFMTPFGVGAFTPKDSLLAEKRTPVYIDGFAPYMEWNQEITDRLPLLRGEVYVGTFIDTWTEKGYKISVELMISQSNIKSDHQKKTYLKSLINTVYYPGQSIPDLFARKSVEIPFTIPINAKNVRLHYITSGHGGHEGGDEFVQRRNIISLNGNEIYNFIPWRNDCASFRRYNPSTGVWLKKRNVAYISDEGKRVEKVVEEPIASSDLSRSNWCPGSDVSPVTIPLGKISKTSNILKIAIPQAQPAKDNALNHWLISAWITWE